One part of the Plasmodium yoelii strain 17X genome assembly, chromosome: 13 genome encodes these proteins:
- a CDS encoding RNA-binding protein, putative, producing the protein MALSLFKKKETKEDSKATDSNIQGDEDVKANTQLTESTAAESEVKSNADSKKKSNKKKKDDSDSSDSSDSSDSSDEEETKKVEPAQNKVEPAQDKVEPAQDKVEPVQKKVEAPKKKKDDSDSSDSSDSSDSSDEEETKKVEPVQKKVEPAQNKVEPAQNKVETKEKKKADSDSSDSSDSSSDSSDSSSDSEDEKNKTTEVKSTFPLKNNKTESILSGNQNKEDGQGKRKNDNSFDKGKNKKQKKNNGIDSMANNETNNNQFNNKKGYIVTINNISKDQNYEDLNLFIKNLLGESYNEEEVILGISNYYNCAFLFCQKNDIKEKLLFKNKEKFKGVPLIISEGILSPTIYIYTSNPKFNDTDARSLFGEYGNVTNIYVYGNNNNNNNNTQTKKTKVKITFDSPQGALKALEKDGYLWKNYYVQVTPSTSLNGDSGFGGNNKGDRNNYNNGNGGFFKKRGGGNGGKGFSGKKFGNNFNNRDKNNFNKKPFNNFKNKKNFEQNYDQN; encoded by the exons atggcattatctttatttaaaaaaaaagaaactaAGGAGGATTCTAAAGCTACTGATTCAAACATCCAAGGAG ATGAAGATGTAAAGGCAAATACCCAATTGACTGAATCGACTGCAGCAGAGTCTGAAGTAAAATCTAACGCAGATAGTAAAAagaaaagtaataaaaaaaagaaagatgATTCAGATTCCTCAGATTCCTCAGATTCTTCAGATTCTTCTGATGAGgaagaaacaaaaaaagtaGAACCCGCTCAAAATAAAGTAGAACCCGCTCAAGATAAAGTAGAACCCGCTCAAGATAAAGTAGAACCTGTTCAAAAAAAAGTAGAAGCcccaaaaaagaaaaaagacgATTCAGATTCATCGGATTCATCAGATTCTTCTGACTCTTCTGATGAGgaagaaacaaaaaaagtTGAACCCGTTCAAAAAAAAGTAGAACCTGCTCAAAATAAAGTAGAACCCGCTCAAAATAAAGTAGAAACCaaggaaaagaaaaaagcTGACTCAGATTCGTCAGATTCATCTGATTCTTCTTCTGACTCATCAGATTCTTCTTCTGATTcagaagatgaaaaaaataaaacaacaGAAGTTAAATCAACTTTCCCactcaaaaataataaaacagaATCTATTTTGTCAGGAAACCAAAACAAAGAAGATGGGCaaggaaaaagaaaaaatgataattcatttgataaaggaaaaaataaaaaacaaaaaaaaaataatggaatAGATTCAATGGCAAATAACGAAACAAACAATAAccaatttaataataaaaaaggatATATAGTTACAATTAACAATATAAGTAAAGATCAAAATTATGAagatttaaatttatttataaaaaatttattaggTGAATCATATAACGAAGAAGAAGTTATCTTAGGAATAAGTAATTACTATAATTGTGCATTTCTGTTTTgtcaaaaaaatgatattaaagaaaagttgttatttaaaaataaggaaaaaTTTAAAGGTGTTCCTCTTATTATATCTGAAGGAATATTATCTccaacaatatatatatatacatcaaATCCAAAATTCAATGATACAGATGCTAGATCTTTATTTGGTGAATATGGAAATGTaactaatatatatgtatacggaaataataataataataataataatacacaaACGAAAAAAACTAAAGTTAAAATCACATTTGATTCACCACAAGGAGCTTTAAAAGCATTAGAAAAAGATGGATATTTatggaaaaattattatgtacaAGTTACCCCATCTACATCTCTTAATGGTGATTCAGGATTTGGTGGTAATAATAAAGGTGATCGAAATAATTACAATAATGGAAATGGTGGCTTTTTTAAGAAAAGAGGTGGAGGAAATGGAGGAAAAGGGTTTTCCGGAAAAAAGTTTGGAAACAATTTCAATAATCGAgataaaaacaattttaataaaaaaccatttaataattttaaaaataaaaaaaatttcgaACAAAATTATGATCAAAATTAA
- a CDS encoding GPI transamidase subunit PIG-U, putative — MNISMKIQNKKNGLFASLVICVIIRVVVFYVLNILEGSNYEYIEKIININSIIKEENIPNLEKSKLNNNEYKTWEHNRINYLNGNLEQYFQMDKRYNKNIKENIFKSDSMYYSFNSDIYNMKYIYDSYILRKRYKDIYSFLVLRINPIFLSFLHFIIFNEKKNIMNKVRIKTSEKKINRQSNVIDIFPYHEFRYFMLICLTDIFIAIFLFLIIEHIKKKKDFFNYIYEQTSQNGWKLINPVLLINIYLNNPLTILANVFLSLDNFKLLIITMSFYLTILRISTNSNKIILFINFFCIIVLNSILIYITSFHFILIIIGINNFIIFIKDNIIISHIKKQIEFQKLFFILFKNFIILLFTCIFYGLLIIVSYYMNGKSISFLNNTLINEYKIFYLIPNLGNYWYIFSTMFKNYYYSFLFLFHFHIFLYPIPLFFRLSKTPLIYLKIMIAIALVFHPNIVVNDIIYVLILMSIDYENTLYTIPFAKLLSIWVIHFNMFSITLNTWLRKNTGNANFVLFNQLIVFNITAFIITNSIKFYIRIQTPTTQLEEGKCIVVSKPRNTEFKLLNIFKKKIE; from the exons atgaacataagtatgaaaatacaaaacaaaaaaaatggctTATTCGCTAGTTTAGTAATATGTGTAATTATAAGAGTAGTCGTATTTTATGTGTTAAACATTTTAGAAGGGTCAAACTATgaatatattgaaaaaattataaacataaatagtataataaaagaagaaaatatcccaaatttagaaaaatcTAAGCTTAACAATAATGAATACAAAACATGGGAACACAATcgtataaattatttaaatggaAATTTAGAACAATATTTTCAAATGGATAAAcgttataataaaaatataaaagaaaatatatttaaaagtgATTCTATGTATTATTCATTTAATtcagatatatataatatgaaatatatatatgatagtTATATATTAAGGAAAAGATATAAAGacatatattcatttttagtATTACGAATAAATCCTATATTTTTAAgctttttacattttattatatttaatgaaaaaaaaaatattatgaacaagGTCAGAATAAAAAcatcagaaaaaaaaataaatagacAATCTAATGTGATAGATATTTTCCCTTATCATGAATTTCGATATTTCATGCTAATATGCTTAACAGATATATTCatagctatttttttatttctaataattgaacatataaaaaagaagaaagatttttttaattatatttatgaacAAACAAGCCAAAATGGATGGAAACTAATTAATCCTgttttgttaataaatatttatttaaataatccTCTTACTATTTTAGCAaatgtatttttatctttagaCAATTTTAAGTTGCTGATAATAACAATGTCTTTTTATTTGACTATATTAAGGATATCAACAAATTCAAACAagattattttatttattaattttttttgtataattgttttaaattcaattcttatttatataacatCTTTTCATTTTATACTTATAATTATTGggataaataattttattatttttattaaagacaatataattatttctcATATTAAAAAACAGATTGAATTTCAAAAACTGTTTTTTATCTTgttcaaaaattttataattctaCTTTTTACTTGTATATTTTATGGCTTATTAATAATTGTATCATATTATATGAATGGCAAGTCAATT TCCTTTCTAAATAATACACTGATAAACGAATACAAGATTTTTTACCTGATCCCCAATTTGGGAAATTATTGGTATATCTTTTCGACG ATGTTCAAGAACTATTACTATTCCTTTTTGTTTCTCTTTCAT TTTCATATCTTCCTTTACCCCATACCACTTTTTTTCCGTCTATCGAAAACGCCCCTTATTTacttaaaaattatgatcgCG attGCGCTTGTATTTCATCCAAACATAGTAGTAAACGATATAATATACGTATTG ataTTAATGTCTATAGATTACGAAAATACGTTGTATACCATTCCATTCGCAAAACTA ctaTCTATTTGGGTCATTCATTTTAATATGTTTTCAATTACTTTGAATACATGGCTACGTAAAAATACTGGAAATgctaattttgttttatttaatcagcttattgtttttaatataacag cctttataataacaaataGCATAAAATTTTACATTCGAATTCAAACACCAACTACACAATTGGAAGAAGGAAAATGTATTGTAGTGTCAAAACCCAGAAATACAGAATTTAaacttttaaatatatttaaaaaaaaaatcgaataa
- a CDS encoding protein kinase, putative gives MSKWGLLAGEILWPKEFIYVIENEGCNNKFGHSYVIKYNGNIVQKNLKKCLNNVDKMINATKSICVNLEQQIDEYDPDNLNYENKISDESKNANQILLRLSEKKQGMKEQLSKINTIQEKFDILLKNEPSYNFRLDFPYSNFQNNPLIEKIKNSYLNTKNEIYNNWAITHTNSPSQNYQTYQNGQNGQNYQTYQTYQNGQKRGDKTKRDENKKGYRSYIYNIKVIECDETIVGGHEFIFSEDSSNNVKINKLIKEGKDIKNSIYEYKEYCKDMDNCEENEESYFEEEEKENDLNYKDGKNKSTGNKDYEVTYETLGVVPYSDIIILNKKELDKKNKQVAGFVTPFMINGNIKKMIKNINPYNKYKFSDEMVYKNLCNIIKVMNYLQEKNIVHGNIKPTNLFISNNGFNILIGNFVPKMKLTNYYFYVINKTRACMKYISPELLLYIKKKTNKLKKNIKKNKIINIEKYLIKNDIFCLGLSFYYIISMNEDILNYINDSRMFQYKVDHLQSYIKKPELFYLLKNLLIYDHMYRPNWSDLSNIITQINKERIKIFI, from the coding sequence ATGAGCAAATGGGGTTTATTAGCAGGGGAAATTTTGTGGCCCAAggaatttatatatgttattgaaaatgaaggttgtaataataaatttgggCATAGTTATgtgataaaatataatggaaatatagttcaaaaaaatttaaaaaaatgtttaaataatgtagataaaatgataaatgcAACTAAATCTATATGTGTAAATTTAGAACAACAAATAGATGAATATGATCcagataatttaaattatgaaaataaaatatcagaCGAATCAAAAAATGCTAACCAAATATTACTTAGATTatcagaaaaaaaacaagggATGAAAGAACAActttcaaaaataaatacaattcaagaaaaatttgatatattattaaaaaatgaaccATCTTATAACTTCCGATTAGATTTTCCATATTCCAATTTTCAAAACAATCCTTTaatcgaaaaaataaaaaattcatacttaaacacaaaaaatgaaatttataACAATTGGGCAATAACTCATACTAACAGCCCCAGTCAAAATTATCAAACCTATCAAAATGGTCAAAATGGTCAAAATTACCAAACCTATCAAACCTATCAAAATGGTCAAAAACGTGGTGACAAAACTAAACgcgatgaaaataaaaaaggatatagaagctatatatataatataaaagttATAGAATGTGACGAAACGATAGTAGGGGGTCAcgaatttatattttcagaaGACAGTTCAAATAACGTAAAAATTAACAAGTTAATTAAAGAAGggaaagatataaaaaattcgatatatgaatataaggAATATTGTAAAGATATGGATAATTGTGAAGAAAACGAAGAGTCATATTTTGAggaagaagaaaaagaaaacgATTTGAATTACAAAGACGGAAAAAATAAGAGTACAGGAAATAAAGATTACGAAGTTACATACGAAACGTTAGGTGTGGTCCCATATAGTgacataattatattaaataaaaaagagcttgataaaaaaaataaacaagttGCAGGGTTTGTAACACCATTTATGATAAATggtaatattaaaaaaatgattaaaaatataaatccatataataaatataaatttagtgATGAAatggtatataaaaatttatgtaacATTATAAAAGTTATGAATTATTTACAAGAGAAAAATATAGTTCATGGGAATATAAAACCaactaatttatttataagtaACAATggttttaatattttaattggAAATTTTGTTCCCAAAATGaaattaacaaattattatttttatgttataaataaaacaaggGCAtgtatgaaatatatttcacCTGAACTTTtactttatataaaaaaaaaaacaaataaattaaaaaaaaatataaaaaaaaataaaataattaatatagaaaagtatcttataaaaaatgacatATTCTGTTTAGGAttatctttttattatattatatcaaTGAATGaagatattttaaattatataaatgattcTCGAATGTTTCAATATAAGGTTGATCATCTTCaatcatatataaaaaaaccagaattattttatcttctcaaaaatcttttaatatatgatcATATGTATAGACCTAACTGGTCTGACCTATCTAATATCATaacacaaataaataaagaacgaataaaaattttcatcTAA